The genomic DNA GCCGCGTAGATGATCACCGTCGGCATGTTCCAAGGCCCGCAGGAATCCGGGACCGTCGCCGAGAATCTCAAGGCCATCGCCGCGGCGGCCCGGCGGGCCGCCGACGCCGGCTGCCGGATCCTCGTCACGCCCGAGATGTCGGCCACGGGTTACAACATCGGCACCGAGATCGCCGCCCGCGCCGAGTCCGCCGACGGCCCGATCTTCCAGGCGGTCCGGAACATCGCGCGCGACAACGGGATCGCCGTCGTCTACGGGTATCCCGAGGTCACGGAAGGCATGCCATACAACAGCGTCCAGGTCGTCGACCGGGACGGCGCAGCCCTGGCCAACTACCGCAAGACCCACCTGTATGGCTTCGACCGCGAGTTCTTCACCCCGGGCGCCGACTGGGTCGCGCAGTTCGAACTCGACGGCGTCACCTGCGGACTGCTGATCTGCTATGACATCGAATTCCCGGAGAACGCCCGCGCGCACGCCGACGCCGGCACCCAGTGGCTCGTCGTCCCCACCGGGCTCATGGAGCCGTGGAGTTTCGTTGCGACGCATATCGTTCCGGCGCGCGCCTACGAGAGCCAGCTGTTCCTGTCGTACGTCAACCGCACGGGCTTCGAGAACGGCCTCGAGTACTGCGGACTGAGCTGCACCATCGCGCCCGACACGACCGAACTGTGTCGCGCCGGCCGGACCGAGGACCTCCTCGTCACCCACATCGATCCCGCCGTGGTGGCCGTGTCCCGCGCCGTCAACACCCATCTCGGCGATCGCCGCCGAGATCTCTACCAGGAGAACCAGACCCGATGACCGTCCCCCAGCCCATCGAAGAGACGCAGCTGTCGGAGACCGGACCGCGGTCGTCCGACAAGCCGATCACCATGTTCGGTCCCGACTTCCCGTTCGCGTACGACGACTACGTGTCCTCCGCCGACGGCCTCGGCGAGATCCCGGCCGACCGCCACGGCACCGAGGTCGCGATCGTCGGCGCCGGTTGCGCGGGCCTCACCGCCGCCTACGAACTCATGAAGATGGGCCTGAAACCCGTTGTGTACGAGGCGGATCAGATCGGCGGCCGGATGCGGTCCATCCCGTTTGAGCACGCCCCGGACGCGGTCGCCGAGATGGGCGCCATGCGCTTCCCACCCACGTCGACGACGCTGTACCAGTACTTCGACAAGGTCGGCATCGAGACCATCGAATTCCCGAACCCGCTGGGCCCCGCGACGCCCAGCACCGTTGTCGACCTCAAGGGCCAGACGTACTACGCCGAGAAGCTCGCCGACCTGCCGCAGGCCTTCACCGACGTCGCCGACGCCTGGCGCAAGACGCTCGAGGACGGCGCCGACCTGCACGCGATCCAGAACGCCATCCGCGAACGCGACACCCAGGCCCTGAAGTCCGCGTGGGGCAAGCTCGTTCGCGAACTCGACGACGAGACGTTCTGGGGCTTTCTGACCAAGTCGCACCACTTCAAGTCGTTCGAGCTGCGCGAGATCTTCGGCAAGGTCGGCTTCGGCACGGGCGGCTGGGACACCGACTACCCGAGCTCGATGCTCGAAATCCTGCGCGTGGTGCTCACCGAGGCCGACGACAACCACCGCGGCGTGGTCGGCGGTTCGCAGCAACTGCCGCTGCGGTTGTGGAAGCGTTCCCCGCAGCGCCTCGCCCACTGGCCCGCCGGTACCTCGCTCGAATCGCTGCACGGCGGCCGGACCCGCGGCGCCGTCACCGACATCCGGCGCATGCACCCGAACCGCTACACCATCACCGACGCCGACGGCGAGACGCGCACCTACGACGCCGTCATCGTCACCGCCCAATCGTGGATGCTGCTCAACAACATTCGCTGCGACGACGACCTGTTCCCGTCCAACGTGTGGTCGGCCATCGAGCAGACGCACTACATGGGTTCGTCCAAGGTGTTCATACTGGTCGACCGCCCGTTCTGGAAGGACAAGGACGCTCAGGGCCGCGACGTCATGTCGATGACTCTGACCGACCGGATGAGCCGCGGCACCTATCTGCTCGACCAGGGGCTCGACGCCGACGGCAACGAGAAGCCCGGCGTCATCTGCCTGTCGTACACCTGGGAGGACGACTCCCGGAAGATCGTGCCGCTGGGCGCCACCGAGCGCATGGATCTGATGCTCAAGTCGCTGCAGGCGATCTACCCGAACGTGGACATCCGCAGCCACATCATCGAGACGCCCAAGACGGTCTCATGGGAGACCGAGCGCAACTTCATGGGTGCATTCAAGGCGAACCTGCCGGGCCACTACCGCTACCAGGAGCTGCTGTACACGCACTTCATGCAGCGTGACCTCGACGCGCGCCATCGCGGCATCTACCTGGCGGGCGACGACATCTCGTGGACGGCGGGCTGGGCAGAGGGCGCGATCACCACGGCGCTCAACGCGGTGTGGGCCGTGATGGACCAGTTCGGCGGGTCGACCTCGCCCACCAACCCCGGTCCGGGCGACGTCTTCGACATGATCGCCCCGGTCCGGCTGACCGACGAAATCTAAGGAGCACCAACGGGTTACGCCGCGACTGTCCGGTCACGGCGAAAGGGGCTGGGCCGCAGGGTCGTTCAGGCGATCTTGCGGCTGCGGTGGTTCGGGCCGCCGCGGCTGCGCATCACCGCGCCGGACTGCACCAGCATGCTGTGCACCGACCCATAGGATTTTCCGGACGTGGCCACCAATGACCTGATACTGGCGCCGCTCTCGTAGGCGTTACGCAGCTGGGTCATCATCTGGTCGCGAGATGCCTTGGATTGCCTCATCGCCGGTCCCCTGACTCTCCCCCGGCGGTATACCGGGCTGACGGGAATCAGCGTAAGAACAGCGCTCGCTCGGCGCGGGCGATTCGGTGAATCAGGTCAGGCCAATTCGATGAGATCGCGGTAGGTGTCCGACCAGAAGTCCTCGGTGGCGTCGGGCAGCAGCAGCACGCGCTGCGGATTGAGCGCTTCGGCCGCGCCCGGATCGTGCGTCACGAGCACCACCGAACCGGCGTAACTGCGCAGCGCGTCGAGCACCTGCTCGCGCGACGCCGGATCGAGGTTGTTGGTCGGCTCGTCGAGCAGCAGCACGTTGGCAGTCGAGGCGACCAGGCCGGCCAGCGCCAACCGGGTCTTCTCACCACCGGACAGCGTGCCGGCGGGCTGATCCAGCTGCGGGCCCGTGAACATGAACGCGCCCAGCAGGCCACGCAGATCCTGTTCCCCGGTGTCTGGGGCGGCGTGCCGGATGTTCTCCCACACCGTCGCGGCGTTGTCGAGGGTGTCGTGCTCCTGCGCGAAGTACCCGATCTTGAGGCCGTAGCCCGGTTCGATGCCGCCGGCGTCGGCGGTCTCCACCCCGGCCAGCAGGCGCAACAGCGTCGTCTTACCGGCGCCGTTGAGGCCGAGGACCACGACCCGCGAACCCCGGTCGATCGCGAGGTCCACGCCGGTGAAGATCTCCAGCGAGCCGTAGGTCTTGGTCAGGCCCTTGACGATCAGCGGGGTCTTGCCGCACGGCGCCGGCGTCGGGAACTTGATCTTGGCGACCTTGTCGGCCACCCGCTCGGCGTCGAGCTCGGCGATCATGCGCTCGGCGCGGCGCAGCATGTTCTGTGCGGCAACGGCTTTGGTGGCCTTGGCGCCCATCTTGGCGGCCTGCGCCCGCAGCGCACCCGCCTTCTTCTCGGCGTTGGCGCGCTCACGGCGCCGGCGCTGCTCGTCGGTGGCGCGGGCGTCGAGGTACTTCTGCCAGCCCATGTTGTAGACGTCGGCCTCGCCGCGCACGGCGTCGAGGAACCACACCCGGTTCACCACGTCGGCGAGCAGTTCGACGTCGTGGCTGATGACCACGAGACCGCCGGTGTGGCTCTGCAGGAACGTGCGCAGCCAACCGATGGAGTCGGCGTCGAGGTGGTTGGTCGGCTCATCCAGCAGCAGCGTGGTGTTGGAACCGGAGCCCTCCGAGGCCGCGAACAGGATGCGGGCCAGTTCGATACGGCGACGCTGACCACCGGACAGGGTCCGCAGCGGCTGCGTCAGCACCCGGTCCGGCAGGCCCAGGCTGGCGCAGATGCGGCCGGCGTCGCTCTCGGCGGCGTATCCACCGAGGGCCGAAAACCGTTCCTCCAGAACGCCGTACCGGCGCACCGCCTTGTCGCGGGCGGCCTCGTCGACCACCTCGGCCATGATGGCCTGCTGCTTCTCCAGGTCGGCCAGCAGCGTGTCCAGGCCGCGGGCCGAGAGCACCCGGTCGCGGGCCAGGACGTCCAGATCGCCTTCCTTCGGATCCTGCGGCAGGTAACCGACCTCGCCGATGCGCTCGACCGTCCCGGCATACGGCTGGCCTTCACCGGCCAGGATGCGCAGCGTCGTGGTCTTGCCGGCACCGTTGCGGCCGACCAGACCGATCCGGTCGCCCGGCTGGATCCGCAGCGCGGAACCCTCGAAGGCCAGCAGCGTGCGCGCTCCGGCGCGGACCTCCAGGTCCGTTGCGGTGATCACGCTGCTGCCTCCTTAGCTGTGCCGGGCGGTCCGTGCCGGCTTACTTGTCGTCCGTGAAGACCGCGGGTCGTTTCTCGGCGCGCGCAGCAACCGCCTCTTCGAAGTTGGCGGTGAGCAGTCGGATGAAGAGCTGACCCAGGCCTTCGGCCTGCATATGGCTCTCCAGACTACCGGCGTCCAGTCCACTCCAGAGAGTCCGCTTGGTCAATTCAATTCCCGGGCGGGAGAACGAGCCGATGCGCTCGGCCATGTCGAAGCAGGTTTGCAGGAGCTGATCGTCGGCGACGGTCCGCGACACCAGACCGATCCGCTCGGCCTCCGCCGAGTCGATGTCCCGTCCGGTGAGCATCACCTCGAACGCCCGCGACGTGCCGATGGCCCGCGGCAGCAGATAGGACAGGCCCAATTCGCTCGCCGTCAGACCGTTGTTGATGCCCGCGGCCCGGAAGTAGGCGCCCTCGCCGGCGACGCGGATGTCGCACGCCAGCGCGAGGCACAGGCCACCGCCGATCGCCGCCCCGTTGACCGCCGCGATAACCGGTTGATGCAGCTTGCGTAGGGCGAGGATGACGTCGTCGAGCACTTCCATGGACCGCAGCGCGAACGTCGGCCGGGTGAGCCCCGCGACGTGCGGCACCGAGCCGGCCGACTTGTGGTCGGCGCCGGAGGAGAACCCGCGCCCCGCGCCGGTCAGGACGACCGCGCGCACATCGTTGTCGTTGGTGACGTCATCGAGCGCCGCCTTGAGCGGGACCATGACGTCGAACGCCATCGAGTTCATCCGCTCGGGGCGGTTCAGGGTGACCAGCGCCACGCCGGGGCGCGGGCGGTCGACGAGTACCAGTGGGTTCTGTTCGGTCACGCCCTGCACGCTAGCGGGTGCGCAATGTCACACCCGCCGGCAGTGCTCGGCCGGGCTCAGGCGTCGGTGCCGTCGCCCTTTTCGGCCATCGCGGCGTCGATGTCGAATTCCTTGATCTGGCTGATGACCTCGTCGAGCTGATTGGCCGCCAGCATGCCCGAGTGCCGGAACACCAGCTGGCCCTTCTTGAACGCCATCAGGGTCGGGATGGCCTGGATTTCGGCCGCGGAGGCCAGCGCCTGCTCGGCCTCGGTGTCGACCTTGGCGTGGAAGACGTCGGGGTGCTTCTCGGACGATGCGGTGAACGTCGGAGCGAACGCCCGGCACGGCCCGCACCATGACGCCCAGAAGTCCACCAGCACGATGTCGTTGTCGCTGATGATGCCGTTGAATTCGGCGGCGGTGATGTCCTTGGTGCTCACGCTTCTCCCAACATTGCGGTGTACCTGCTTGTTCCCAGTATCTGGTCAGCTCAATCGTGCCAGCGCACTGGCCGCGTCGTAGCCATTGAACCCGTCCAGGGTGCCGCTGCGCAGGCGGTTCACCCAACCGGGGTCGGCGAGCAGCGCCCGCCCGATCGCGACCATGTCGAACTCGCCGGCGTCGAACTGCTCCACCAGCTGATCCACCGGCCCCGGTTCGATGACCTGGCCGGGCTTCTCGGAGCGGAATGCGGTCTGCAGACCGACCGAACCGACCGTGATGACGGGCGTCCCGGTGACCTTCTTGGTCCAGCCGGCCAGGGTCAGAGCGGGGTCGGCGTCGGGGAACGCCGGCACATAGTGCCGACGCGTCGAGGGATGCAGCGCATCGACACCGGCGTCGACCAGCGGCGCCAGCAGTTCCTGCAGCTGCATCGGGTCGTCGACCAGCGTCGCGTTGTAGTCGGTGCCCTTCCACTGCGAGAAGC from Mycolicibacterium phocaicum includes the following:
- a CDS encoding carbon-nitrogen hydrolase family protein: MITVGMFQGPQESGTVAENLKAIAAAARRAADAGCRILVTPEMSATGYNIGTEIAARAESADGPIFQAVRNIARDNGIAVVYGYPEVTEGMPYNSVQVVDRDGAALANYRKTHLYGFDREFFTPGADWVAQFELDGVTCGLLICYDIEFPENARAHADAGTQWLVVPTGLMEPWSFVATHIVPARAYESQLFLSYVNRTGFENGLEYCGLSCTIAPDTTELCRAGRTEDLLVTHIDPAVVAVSRAVNTHLGDRRRDLYQENQTR
- a CDS encoding helix-turn-helix domain-containing protein; its protein translation is MRQSKASRDQMMTQLRNAYESGASIRSLVATSGKSYGSVHSMLVQSGAVMRSRGGPNHRSRKIA
- the trxA gene encoding thioredoxin, whose product is MSTKDITAAEFNGIISDNDIVLVDFWASWCGPCRAFAPTFTASSEKHPDVFHAKVDTEAEQALASAAEIQAIPTLMAFKKGQLVFRHSGMLAANQLDEVISQIKEFDIDAAMAEKGDGTDA
- a CDS encoding ABC-F family ATP-binding cassette domain-containing protein, giving the protein MITATDLEVRAGARTLLAFEGSALRIQPGDRIGLVGRNGAGKTTTLRILAGEGQPYAGTVERIGEVGYLPQDPKEGDLDVLARDRVLSARGLDTLLADLEKQQAIMAEVVDEAARDKAVRRYGVLEERFSALGGYAAESDAGRICASLGLPDRVLTQPLRTLSGGQRRRIELARILFAASEGSGSNTTLLLDEPTNHLDADSIGWLRTFLQSHTGGLVVISHDVELLADVVNRVWFLDAVRGEADVYNMGWQKYLDARATDEQRRRRERANAEKKAGALRAQAAKMGAKATKAVAAQNMLRRAERMIAELDAERVADKVAKIKFPTPAPCGKTPLIVKGLTKTYGSLEIFTGVDLAIDRGSRVVVLGLNGAGKTTLLRLLAGVETADAGGIEPGYGLKIGYFAQEHDTLDNAATVWENIRHAAPDTGEQDLRGLLGAFMFTGPQLDQPAGTLSGGEKTRLALAGLVASTANVLLLDEPTNNLDPASREQVLDALRSYAGSVVLVTHDPGAAEALNPQRVLLLPDATEDFWSDTYRDLIELA
- a CDS encoding enoyl-CoA hydratase; protein product: MQGVTEQNPLVLVDRPRPGVALVTLNRPERMNSMAFDVMVPLKAALDDVTNDNDVRAVVLTGAGRGFSSGADHKSAGSVPHVAGLTRPTFALRSMEVLDDVILALRKLHQPVIAAVNGAAIGGGLCLALACDIRVAGEGAYFRAAGINNGLTASELGLSYLLPRAIGTSRAFEVMLTGRDIDSAEAERIGLVSRTVADDQLLQTCFDMAERIGSFSRPGIELTKRTLWSGLDAGSLESHMQAEGLGQLFIRLLTANFEEAVAARAEKRPAVFTDDK
- a CDS encoding flavin monoamine oxidase family protein, translating into MTVPQPIEETQLSETGPRSSDKPITMFGPDFPFAYDDYVSSADGLGEIPADRHGTEVAIVGAGCAGLTAAYELMKMGLKPVVYEADQIGGRMRSIPFEHAPDAVAEMGAMRFPPTSTTLYQYFDKVGIETIEFPNPLGPATPSTVVDLKGQTYYAEKLADLPQAFTDVADAWRKTLEDGADLHAIQNAIRERDTQALKSAWGKLVRELDDETFWGFLTKSHHFKSFELREIFGKVGFGTGGWDTDYPSSMLEILRVVLTEADDNHRGVVGGSQQLPLRLWKRSPQRLAHWPAGTSLESLHGGRTRGAVTDIRRMHPNRYTITDADGETRTYDAVIVTAQSWMLLNNIRCDDDLFPSNVWSAIEQTHYMGSSKVFILVDRPFWKDKDAQGRDVMSMTLTDRMSRGTYLLDQGLDADGNEKPGVICLSYTWEDDSRKIVPLGATERMDLMLKSLQAIYPNVDIRSHIIETPKTVSWETERNFMGAFKANLPGHYRYQELLYTHFMQRDLDARHRGIYLAGDDISWTAGWAEGAITTALNAVWAVMDQFGGSTSPTNPGPGDVFDMIAPVRLTDEI